TCACCGGTGACCTGCCGGGGATGTACCAGTACCACGAGGTCGTCAACGGGGTGATGAAGGAGATGGACGACGGTCTCGTCGTCCCCGCCGGTGGCAGTGTCCACATGGCACCCGGTGGGCACCACATCATGGTCATGGACAACCATGACGACATCGCCGCCGGTGACGTGCTGACCCTCACCCTCACCGCGGAGGACGGCACGACCTACACCCTCAAGGACATCCCGGTGCGGGTCCAGCAGTCGGGCCACGAGGACTACGGCACCGACGGCATGGCCGACAGCAGTGACAGCGGTGACGGCAGCGGCCACGGCGGCGACGGTCACGGCGGTATGAGCGGTACGGATATGGATCATGCCGGGCACTGACGCAGGCCCTGACACGGGTACCACCCGGTTCACCCGCCGGCGTTTCCTCGGCGGACTCGGTGTGCTCGGGGCGACGGCGGCGGTCTCCACGACGGCCGCCTGCGCCACCGACGACGACCGTGACCCGGGCGAGACCGCCGGGCGTGCGGCTGCGGCCGCGGCGTCCGCCACCGTCGCGTTCGACGGGCCCCATCAGGCGGGGATCGCCACGCCGTCCCAGTCGCACAACACCACCGTCGCGTTCTCGCTGCGTGACGGGGTGGGACGCCGTGAGATCCAGCGTCTGCTGCGGATCTGGACCGGTGACGCCCGTCGCCTCTGCTCCGGGGAGAAGGTCCTCGCCGACCTCGAACCCGAACTGTCGGTCAACCCGGCGAACTTGACGATCACCTGTGGCTTCGGTCGGGGACTGTACCGGCGTGCCGGTCTCGCCGACGCGGCGCCGGAGTGGCTCACCCCGCTGCCGGGGTTCGCCGGTGACCGGCTCGACGACCGGTGGGGTGAGCGGGACCTGGTCCTGCAGCTCTGCGG
This is a stretch of genomic DNA from Corynebacterium nuruki S6-4. It encodes these proteins:
- a CDS encoding copper chaperone PCu(A)C; the encoded protein is MNISRSTGRRLTVAAFAATLSLGVAGLTACGDDSDGDQATTTAAGTSAGTSAGTSAGTSAATSDAAADAVTLKDGYVGAKAADKAMTAVFGDLTNTTDKDIHLTKVTGDLPGMYQYHEVVNGVMKEMDDGLVVPAGGSVHMAPGGHHIMVMDNHDDIAAGDVLTLTLTAEDGTTYTLKDIPVRVQQSGHEDYGTDGMADSSDSGDGSGHGGDGHGGMSGTDMDHAGH